One Lysinibacillus sp. OF-1 DNA segment encodes these proteins:
- a CDS encoding phage antirepressor codes for MNRLQTFNFHNQNVRIVELNNEPWFVAADVCRVLALTNPTVAINRLENDERSKFNLGRQGETNIVNESGLYELIFASRKPTARAFKKWVKSEVLPSVRKDGGYITTIENDDDASIMAKALLIASKKIKNNEKNMVEQRLLIDSQKTKVLFADAIQASETSILIGEFAKILKQNGIDVGQKRLFKWLRENGYLIKRKGSAYNSPTQKSMQLGLFEIKETPIHHNSGEISISKTSKITSKGQAYFINKFLGKVVTI; via the coding sequence ATGAATCGATTGCAAACTTTTAACTTTCATAATCAAAACGTTCGAATTGTTGAATTAAATAACGAGCCTTGGTTTGTAGCCGCGGATGTTTGTAGAGTATTAGCACTAACTAATCCTACTGTAGCAATTAACCGTTTAGAAAATGATGAACGGTCGAAGTTCAACTTAGGGCGTCAGGGTGAAACAAACATTGTCAATGAATCTGGACTTTATGAACTAATATTCGCAAGTCGTAAACCAACGGCAAGAGCATTTAAAAAATGGGTTAAATCAGAAGTTTTACCCTCAGTTAGAAAGGATGGTGGCTATATCACTACTATCGAAAACGATGATGATGCATCAATTATGGCTAAAGCTTTATTAATTGCCAGTAAAAAAATCAAAAATAACGAGAAAAATATGGTTGAGCAGCGATTGTTGATTGATTCACAAAAAACAAAAGTGTTATTTGCAGATGCAATACAAGCTAGTGAAACAAGCATTCTTATTGGAGAGTTCGCCAAAATCTTAAAGCAAAATGGTATAGATGTTGGACAAAAGCGTCTATTCAAATGGCTAAGAGAAAATGGCTATTTAATCAAGCGTAAAGGATCAGCTTACAATTCACCAACACAAAAATCAATGCAACTGGGTTTGTTCGAAATTAAAGAAACACCTATTCATCATAACAGTGGGGAAATCAGTATTAGTAAAACATCTAAAATCACTAGTAAAGGACAGGCTTACTTTATTAATAAGTTTTTGGGCAAGGTAGTGACAATATGA
- a CDS encoding DnaD domain protein yields MAKYRHVHTTFWDDGFVLDLTPEEKYFYLYLMTNNNTTQCGIYELPYRVIEMHTGYNRETVQKLLQRFFEYGKITYNELTKEIMLINWAKYNFINSPKVKKCIEKELFAVKHTPFVKSYVTSLEQLGYSLDTVSILLEVQDEQKELNPSNDNGSIPYQYPIDTPSKVCGEEKQKEKQKEKQKQTADSEIVSQSTVTEEQLIFLTKFYDENIQRASSYICECIERMASENNPALVYEAMKITALHQPNIPMQYTEQILANWRKSFIKNVEQLKAKEEREKKNRQQSSRYSYQKSNSRTEIVPEWFANRNDKDESSIPSAESNNNTIDFEAERQKVLEMLGK; encoded by the coding sequence ATGGCTAAATACAGACATGTACACACAACTTTTTGGGATGACGGCTTTGTATTAGATCTTACACCAGAGGAGAAATATTTCTATCTGTATTTGATGACAAACAATAATACAACACAATGTGGTATTTACGAATTACCTTACAGAGTAATAGAAATGCATACAGGTTATAACCGTGAAACAGTACAGAAACTATTACAAAGGTTCTTTGAATACGGAAAAATTACTTACAACGAATTAACGAAAGAAATCATGCTAATTAACTGGGCAAAATACAACTTTATAAATTCGCCTAAAGTTAAAAAATGTATCGAAAAAGAGCTGTTTGCAGTAAAACATACCCCATTTGTTAAGAGCTATGTTACCTCATTGGAACAGTTAGGATACAGTCTCGATACCGTATCAATACTATTAGAAGTACAGGATGAGCAGAAAGAACTTAATCCTAGTAATGACAATGGTTCGATACCGTATCAATACCCTATCGATACACCTTCTAAAGTGTGTGGGGAAGAAAAACAAAAAGAAAAACAAAAAGAAAAACAAAAACAAACAGCAGATAGTGAAATAGTCAGTCAGTCGACAGTCACTGAGGAACAATTAATTTTCTTAACTAAATTCTATGATGAAAACATTCAAAGAGCATCTAGTTATATTTGCGAGTGCATAGAACGCATGGCAAGTGAAAATAATCCAGCACTTGTTTATGAAGCCATGAAAATAACGGCACTACATCAACCAAACATACCAATGCAGTATACAGAACAAATTTTAGCAAACTGGAGAAAGTCTTTTATTAAGAATGTTGAGCAATTAAAGGCCAAGGAAGAAAGGGAGAAAAAAAATAGACAGCAATCTAGCCGATATTCTTATCAAAAGTCTAACAGTCGTACAGAGATAGTGCCAGAGTGGTTCGCCAATCGTAATGATAAAGACGAGTCATCAATTCCATCTGCTGAGTCTAATAACAACACGATAGATTTTGAAGCTGAAAGACAAAAGGTTTTAGAAATGCTTGGTAAATAG